In Candidatus Nanopelagicales bacterium, a genomic segment contains:
- the radA gene encoding DNA repair protein RadA, whose amino-acid sequence MAQTTTSYRCGNCGAHSIRWVGRCNKCREYGTVAELANSPGAGSRKSGRRASPDRSALPLSRISGTEPTARLTTGVAEFDRILGGGLVAGQVVLLTGEPGAGKSTLVLQIADAVAERSGKHTLYLTGEESAQQISVRARRIGAGSERMLVADDTDLSALIGHIEEHSQNLSLVIVDSVQTIASSDLDSRAGGVAQVMEVTQVLTRIAKSNGIPICLVGQVTKESVVAGPRAMEHTVDTTLSMEGDRHTSLRLLRAIKNRYGPTDEVACFEHTDSGLREVPDPSALFLGERDEPVPGTCVTVTIEGRRALVAEVQALLVRSSNPNPRRGVSGLDSPRVGMLSAVTERTMGLHLATKDLYVATIGGMRLTDPGTDLAICVAIATAARDVAPPTDVAAIGEVTLSGDIRPVPMIAQRIAEATRLGYTWIFAPPGTRSRLEGAASSAVIEAPTLAQALHALISRCEISELPVVTRLEDRRPR is encoded by the coding sequence ATGGCTCAGACGACAACTTCCTACAGGTGCGGGAACTGCGGCGCGCACTCGATCCGATGGGTGGGCCGCTGCAACAAGTGCCGCGAATACGGCACGGTGGCGGAGCTGGCGAACTCACCAGGGGCGGGGTCTCGAAAATCTGGGCGCCGAGCGTCTCCAGACCGCTCCGCCCTTCCCCTGTCCCGAATCTCGGGCACCGAGCCCACTGCTCGGCTGACGACCGGAGTCGCGGAGTTCGACCGCATACTCGGTGGTGGCCTGGTGGCCGGACAGGTAGTCCTGTTGACAGGTGAGCCCGGCGCCGGCAAGAGCACTTTGGTCCTTCAGATCGCAGATGCGGTCGCCGAACGGTCCGGCAAGCACACCTTGTATCTGACCGGCGAGGAATCCGCCCAACAGATCTCGGTGAGGGCGCGCCGGATCGGCGCGGGCAGCGAACGAATGCTCGTGGCCGACGACACGGACCTTTCCGCGCTCATCGGGCACATCGAGGAGCATTCGCAGAACCTGTCCCTGGTCATCGTTGACTCAGTCCAAACGATCGCCTCATCGGACCTCGACAGCCGAGCTGGCGGGGTGGCTCAGGTCATGGAAGTGACGCAAGTACTGACTCGGATCGCCAAGTCCAACGGGATTCCGATCTGCCTCGTCGGCCAGGTCACCAAGGAATCCGTCGTCGCCGGGCCACGGGCGATGGAGCACACGGTTGACACGACGTTGAGCATGGAAGGTGACCGGCACACTTCGCTGAGGCTGCTGCGCGCGATCAAGAACCGCTACGGGCCAACAGACGAGGTCGCCTGTTTCGAGCACACAGACTCAGGACTGCGCGAGGTTCCGGACCCGAGCGCGCTCTTCCTCGGCGAGCGGGACGAGCCTGTCCCAGGCACATGCGTCACTGTCACGATCGAGGGCCGACGCGCCCTCGTGGCCGAAGTCCAAGCCCTACTCGTGAGGTCCTCGAATCCGAATCCGCGGCGTGGTGTGTCCGGGCTCGACTCGCCGCGCGTTGGGATGCTGTCGGCGGTGACAGAGCGCACGATGGGTCTACACCTAGCTACGAAGGACCTCTACGTCGCGACCATCGGCGGAATGCGCCTGACTGACCCAGGCACTGACCTGGCGATCTGCGTCGCAATCGCCACGGCCGCCAGGGATGTGGCACCGCCGACTGATGTCGCCGCGATCGGGGAAGTGACGCTATCTGGCGACATTCGCCCTGTCCCGATGATCGCCCAACGGATCGCGGAGGCGACCCGCCTGGGCTACACGTGGATCTTCGCGCCCCCCGGCACCCGCAGCCGCCTCGAGGGTGCCGCCAGCTCGGCAGTGATAGAGGCGCCGACCCTGGCGCAGGCTCTCCACGCGCTTATCAGCCGCTGTGAGATCTCTGAGCTACCGGTCGTTACGCGCCTTGAGGATCGAAGACCTCGCTGA
- a CDS encoding DUF4232 domain-containing protein — protein MSSVIRPVGPEEPQTYWKRRAAIVVGVLVVLLILFLVFKPSGSDAEPDAAPSPSPTVTDSASPSSSPSGVCSDSDIKVTVTSAQADYPPGSNPKITLAIANAGEVPCSRDVGSPENEVEVVSGDEHVWSSDDCSTDEQPDVVMLQPGQKASVTVEWSRVLSAPGCPTGQPAAKPGTYEAIGRNSKVKSQPAAFKLS, from the coding sequence ATGAGTTCGGTCATCCGCCCAGTTGGTCCGGAGGAACCCCAGACGTACTGGAAGCGCCGCGCTGCCATCGTCGTCGGGGTGTTGGTAGTTCTGCTGATCCTGTTCTTGGTGTTCAAGCCTTCGGGCTCTGACGCTGAGCCCGACGCCGCCCCCAGTCCGTCGCCGACGGTGACTGATAGCGCGTCGCCGAGTTCATCGCCTAGCGGAGTGTGCTCAGATTCGGACATCAAGGTCACGGTGACTTCCGCGCAAGCTGATTACCCCCCGGGCTCGAATCCGAAGATCACACTAGCGATCGCCAACGCGGGGGAAGTGCCCTGTTCCCGTGACGTCGGGTCGCCGGAGAACGAGGTTGAAGTCGTCTCAGGTGATGAACACGTGTGGTCGAGTGACGACTGCAGCACAGACGAACAGCCGGACGTTGTGATGCTCCAGCCGGGGCAAAAGGCGTCGGTGACCGTCGAATGGTCCAGGGTCCTCAGCGCACCCGGGTGTCCGACTGGTCAGCCGGCCGCCAAGCCAGGCACGTATGAAGCCATCGGGCGTAACTCGAAGGTCAAGAGCCAGCCAGCCGCGTTCAAGCTCTCGTAG